A window of Heterodontus francisci isolate sHetFra1 chromosome 2, sHetFra1.hap1, whole genome shotgun sequence genomic DNA:
CGTCTTCAACAAGGTTCGGTGTATCGACGTGAAGAGGTTTAGAGAGTAAAAGAAACGGATTCCCGTAACGAAAGGAGCCGAGATGTGTAGCGAGGTCAACATAAACAATATGGAACAGAAATGAGATCGGAAGAGGAAAAACGTGTATTTGCAAAGTTTTAGTGGTTAAGGTTTACACTAGTCTTAGTGTGGTGAATAGCCATCGATTTCTCTTTTCACTAATCTATGGCACAGCGAGTTCATTGTGAGAGGACAGTTTTCAGATGCCACACTTGTTTCTCCGGTTTTGAACAAGAAtcgttcaccccccccccccccccgaaacgtTAACTTGCCTGTTCTTTCCGGAGATGCTGACtgacaacattttctgtttttgtttcagatttctagcatataaagttttttttttgcttcttGCGCTTAGATTGGCAATGATGCAATTATACCACAATTGGCATTTGTTTTATCGCCATTAGTGCCCTTCTCTCCCATTTTATATAGAAGTTTCTCCACCAGTTATGGGTAGCAATGTATAGTGCACCTATTTCAAGCTAAGAAACACAATTACTATATATAAATATGTCAGTGCTACAATATTAGGTAGTAATAAGGCATTAGTTCACTTCTAAGTTgccataagaacataaataggccatttggcctatctgattgtggcctcaactccaattgctgcctgccgccccccccccccccccccaccccccataatcCTTTACTCTCTTGTaaaacaaaaatctgtctagctcagccatgaatatattcaatgacccagtctccactgctctctggggaagagaattccaaagattaatgaccctctgagagaagaagttactcctcatctttgtcttaaatgggagaccccttattttgaaactgcccccagttctagattttcCCCCACGAggagaaatatcctctcagcatctgtcctgtcaagccccctcagaatcttatatgtttcaataagatcacctctcattcttccaaactccaatgaatataggcccaacctgctcaacctttcctcataagacagccccttcatcccaggaatcaacctagtgaaccttctcaggactgtcacaaatgcaaatatatccctccttaaatgaggagaccaaaactctacgcaatactccagttgtggtcttaatgccttgtacagttgtagcaagacttctctacttttatactccattccccttgcaataacagCCAACATTCTgtttgccgccttaattacttgctgtgtttgcatgctaactttttgtgattcatgtacaaggagccgcatggaagatggcaggatccccaaaaacacattgtacagcgagctcgccactggtatcagacccaccggtcgtccatgtctccgctttaaagacgtctgcaaacgcgacatgaagtcctgtgacattgatcacaaatcgtgggagtcagttgccagcatccgccagagctggcgggcagccataaaggtggggctaaagtgtggcgaggcgaagagacttagtagttggcaggaaaaaagacaggcgcaaggggagtgccaactgtgtaacagccccgacaaatgaatttctctgcagcacctgtggaagagtctgtcactctagtattggcctttatagccactccaggtgctgcttcacaaaccactgaccacctccaggcgcttatccattgtctctcgagataaggaggctaaagaagaagagaAGATGTACAAGGACActaagatccctctgtactgcagtctctctccatgtaaataatctgcttttctattcttcccaccaaagtggataacctgatattttgccacattatactccgtctgccaaatttttgcccattcacttaacctatctacatccctttgcagacccTTTATGTCCTCCTCATGACTTGCTTTCCTTCCCATCTTTGTTGCCAAATTTGCTAACGATACAAtcagtcccttcatccacgtcattaatatagattgtaaagagTTGAGGCCCCAGATCTGGTTGTAGCAGTAGGGAAGGTCTTTTTGACAGACTAAGTGAAAATCAGAAGCTGAGTATGATGGTTGGCCTGTAATGTTACCAGCTACTATTATGTATTTAAAGAAAGTGAAGTGTTCTCTCTTCGATCCATTCAGAAACTTGCATTTTCATTCAGGTGTTTTCATGTACTCCAAAACCTTAGTATGCAGGCAGCAAGTCTGCTACATGCTATAAGTGTACATGCATATATTTGTCATAGGATGTGCTACCCACAATTGTCGTCAGATCTTGGGACGTGACAAATCACTTGCCTTCGCGTGTGTTGTTACTGCCAGGTGAGATGCGGTAGATTGTCtgccctctctttctgcctcttgGTTGACGGGTGCAGATGTTTTCAGAAGGATTCTCTTGCCAATTTAGTGAATGACGAACTGTTTAATTGCTGTGATTAAGAGATACACACAGACGGGCCTTCATGTAAGGTTTAAAAgaaaaggaaatagtgtttatTGTTAATAGCAATAAATAAAAGTCATAAAAAAAGCTCCAACTCACTCTGTGCATCCAagagattttttctctctctctctgtctggcactctctctgtctggcgctctcgctctctctaatTGTCCAGGCAGAGACGATTTAAGGTCTTGAAGATGGTCTCTGTCTTTTCCTCTGAaatcagcggctgtttggtttatgTTCAAGACACTGTCAGTGCTGTTTGGGCATATACGGGCAGGGCATATGCATACAGAATGGCTGGAGAAAGAGACCACTAGTTCTCTTCTCATTGTTATCTGCTCATGGACTGTGTGATTCTCATTCCTCTGGAGAAGCAGTCTCTTTCTAATACAAAGCGTTAGCTTGCTGCCATATGACCTCTACTCTCAATCTAGCCAGTTACCACATATGGTCAGATCAAGTTGGGAAATCCTCATTCCAGGTTTATTGTCTTAAGTAATGCGGTAAACAGATTATGCCTGAGAGTAGTTCAGGTAATGGGCATTCACACGCCCTTAAGCTGATTGTTCTGGTGGTTCACTTCCAGACATGCCTGGCTCCTTTCTGATAGTTTTGTAATTTGCAAGGTGAAGTCATGTAAATGTTTGGCCATTTttgaaaaggctgcatttgctgacaccgCTACTACTAGGTgatgctgcagtggcacatgccactaaaacgtcacagtctgcgacttcaggcagctgccaggactaaagattgtgctgctcaaataatcacactaaggcaacctaacctaaacacatggcagcacacaatgggggtgggagcgggtgggggggggtggcggcgagTGGGAtggctgggggggtggtggtgagcagagtggcaggggagggagcggagcttgacgcatgggtgaatacccattagcgttgcattgctgtacgcataAAGCACATGGGCAGAAGCCAACCAGGCGCATTGTCCGAAGATGCACACATCACGCAATGatatcatcggcgcatgcgctaaccagtcctggcaagtaggagcgcacgcgcagagagcaggagtccATGTGCGCATCTTggcacagcctgatgacgtcagtgaccggctgcgttgtcaggaatcactttgttttgaAAACTGCTATTTAGGTTACTTAAAAATACTGTGGGTCAGTCCTTTTAAAACTTATTTTGTGGTTTCAATCCGCTTAATAAATAGTcatttgttggaggccaaacatctaaggtcCAGGACAATGCTGCAGCAGCtccgcagggtagtgtccgaggaccaaccatcttcagctgctacatcaatgacctctcctccatcataaggtcagaagtggggatgttcagtaccattttccactcctcagatactgaagcagtctgtgcccacatgcagcaagacctggacaacatgcaggcttgggttGATGAGTAGCGAGTCACACATGTCACACAACTgcaaggcaatgatgatctccaacaagagagaatctaatcatctccactTGAGAtgagcattaccgtcgctgaataccCTACAGTtagcatcctggggttaccattgattagaaactgaacaggaccagccatgttaagaccgtggctacaagatcaggtcagaggctggtgttgcagtcaagtgaggaggggtcgaagggcttccctctttttccctccttgtttgactgcaacaggtttaattcctaaagtggatgtactggccaattcagtaggtgtttgattacttacttgcaatgATTATCATAAGAACCGGACAGgtcttcttgagtttaacaaagaaagagttaactttattgtacctaaactgaacgaataaaaataataaactatgtaccCGCTtgcactctctcacacccacattgtagaggtttacacacacacacaaataggttagagtggggaaaggaagattggttgagttacagtccataggaaaaaaaggggtatacagtcggtGGTGCTTGGTGATTTGGCTGGTTTCTAGTTGAATTTGGtcgtcctgaggtttttagtttgaagaggtagatgaccaaTTCGGTGGGTctcctggagacagcgatgcgTATGATTTCTTTCCTCtataggggtttctgattgtagctggcgtatgcaaaggtggtcattcaacaggcagagttcaaagcttgtaagctgaaatggggagagagagagggagccgcaCTTGGGTCTGCACACAGCAGGGTCCAGAATCTGctgctctgctgcagagaaacacgagCTTCAAACCACGGATGGGGAGGGGCATGTCACATGACAGTCCCTCAGTAATTCAAGCATAGCTCTTCTTGCTTAAAAAGAACagttagttcctttaaacttcctgggtcttggttcttgctgggatatgagcaaCCATTTTGTCtctcctcacaagccttgcaatggaGGATattgtgttgcaaattaggtggtcatcctaagctgccagcaaagtcattttTTCAAACTGTTCTTtttaacatttatttaaaaatatataaattcagatctccagtcaggggATTAAAGAACATTATCATCAACAAAGCAAGTTGTTGTgacactgggaattctgcagcaagtaattcaccacCTGATtcccccaccatctacaaggcacaagtgtgatggaatactctccccttgcctggatgagtgcagctccaacaacaccctagaagctcgacaacatccacaacaaagcagcccccttgattgacacccccatcccccaccagcgCACACAGGCAATAGTGTATACAAGATAcaatgcagcaacttgtcaagcctacttcaaaagcaccttcaaaacccgtgacctctaccacctagaaagacaagggcagcagatgcatgggaacaccaccacctgcaagttcccctccaagccacacaccatcctgacttggaactatattgccattccttcactgtcactggtcaaaaatctggaactccctaccagcactgtgcgtgggtgtacctaaaccagatggactgcagcgattcaagaatgcCGCTTACcaactttttcaagggcaattagggatgggcaacaaatgttgacattgccagtgatgctcacatcccaggaacgaataatagAAAAGTTGATTTCCTAGTTTAGATATTACTTTTAATAAGTTGTCTAGGAAGTTAATATAACTGGACTAGAGATGTCAACATTTAAACATTTATTCAGCATTAGATTTAAAacagacttacatttatgtagtgcttttcatGACTACTGAATGTctccactttacaaccaatgaaatacttttaaaatgtaggaaatgtggcagccaatttgttcttggaaaactcccacaaatagcaatgtgataatgaatttACTGGAATAAAATTAGAACTCAGcaagtaaggcagcatctgtggaaagagaaacagttaacatttcaagttgatgaaGTTTCATCAGAATTGCAAGATGTTAGAGATGACCATCCTTTTAAGCAAGTACTGAGCCAGGGGAAAGGGACTGTGGAAAGAAATCTGTGATAAAGTGGAGGACAGGCGTTATTAAATAACAGGCATGATGGTAAAAGGCAAAAGgtggtagtaatgggacaagtatggAGACTAAAGATGGTTTAGAGGAGTTATAAATGGTTACAAAATTGTGTTTAGTTCCAACACACTTTACTTCTTTAAGTATGAAGTTTCAGGTAAAAATTCCAATCATTGCTTCACCCCTTAATATCGTTTAACCTGATCCACAATGCTTCTATCTCACTTGTACCTGGTTCTACTATGGATAACCCCTCTGTAAGTATCACCGTTAACATAAATAGTCACTCCTCCTGGTTATTCTTTCTATCCCTGTGCAGCAAACAGTATCCTAGTAAATATGCCCAATGCTCTGCTTCATTATTTATCCAAGTCTGCAATGCCAATATGCCATAACCTCCCTGTCAGCATAAACTTCAAGACCTCAATTTTTATTCTTGATTCCTTCAAGGCATTTATGTAAAAACATTAACAAAACAGTAATAGCTTCAAACAATTCATTTTTTAAATTGTTTCATTAACAACAATAATGTTGCTTCTTGTTTTTTCTATGTACATAGGTTTGGAAGACTGTAACCAGGTATATCTGTTGTGGTATTGTAGCGACATGACGGCTCGAGTGGCCACACAAGTAATGCATATGTATCTGTGCAGAACAACACTTCCTCATTTACCAAACTGCTTTTCTGCTGCACAGTTGAAGATATCGTATCTGAGATTCTGTACTTCCAGTCACAATGATTCAACTGAGACAATCCAAAAGCCAGAAAATACAGTTTTGTTACACAATTTGACTGTTTTGGGTGTGGATATTAAGATGGCCAGGAGGAGGCAGCCTGGAGTCTTGAGAAAAGTGATCACCAATGAAGAGGGTGTAGCAgagttcttgacaaacaagggtgcCAATCGCAAGACCATTGCCAGCATTATCTCCAGATACCCTCGAGCCATCACACGTTCCTATTGCCAGCTGGAAGAAAGATGGCAGTTATGGCGGAGTATTTTTAAGACAGACTCTGAGATCATATGTGTTATTCAGCGTTCTCCAGAATCTTATTTTCGTTCAAGTGATAATGAAAACCTTGAAAAAAAtatcaattttctttgttctcttggcTTGACCTCAAAAGACTTGCATCGCATTTTAACTACTGCTCCACGAACATTCTCTAATAGTTTGGAACTAAACAAGCAGATGGTAAAACTTCTGCGAGATGTTGGTGTTAGTTTAGGTGACAAGAATCCAGACAATTTTGTTAAAAGGATTATCACTAAAAATGCTTACATACTTATAAGAAGCACTAAACGGATAAAAACAAACGTAGACTTTTTCACAGAAGCACTTAAACTGAGCAACATTGAACTTATTAAACTACTTCAGGGACATGGTGCCGAAGTTTTGGACCTCTCCAGTGACTACATGAAAAGAAATTTCAAAAATATAAGTGAGCAGTTGCAGTCATTAGGATGCACAcctgaggaagtgaagaaattcttTATGGATTATCCACCAGCATTCTATGCCTCGTTTGAAAAACTTTCCAACAAAATAGATTGTCTTCTAGACAGTGAGATTAATATTAAACAACTATTAAAGAAGCCAAGAATATTGGAATTCAGTGCAGACAATTTGAAAAATCGCATAGAGGAGCTAGAAAGGGTTGGATATGACTTTAGAAAACATGGTGTTACCATTTTGGATTCCAGTAAAAGACGATTTGAAGCAAAATTAGAGAAGCTAAATGAAGAGGAATAGCCATTTTGTCTGTCTGCTATGCTGAGTCTTGTACCATTCTATATATCTTAGATGGTCATGCTTGGTCACACTGGTCCTGTAATTTTTAGTGTTACTTTTGCCTCAATTTTATACTGTACATATAACATACTGAGTGACTGTGAGTTCAGTTCAAATTATGCAAAGTGTTCATGGTCATAAATTAAAGAAACTGACTTGTTACTATAGAGTTGGTGTGCTTTAAATGAACTGTGGCATCTGTGTTACAATAATTAAGTAATTGCCCTTCATAGTCTTCcataaataataaaaaatacaaTTTCAATTTGGTTCCAAAGTTAGATTTGTTTTCTTCGCTGAAGTGTATCAATATCAGCAATATGGTTGTACAATATGGATCACTCGACTATTGCCCTCTGCGAGTAAGTAGGTGAGCTGTGAACACTTGGAAGGTCCCAGGTTGGAATCTCAATCATAGCTGATATTTTCAGTCAACTTGGTCCACAGTGGGCGTCTAACACTCAAATCAGTTTCCTGGCAATATTTTGATTCATTTCTGGTACTTGTGAAAGAGGAGAGGAATAagttatagagtcagagttatacagcacagaaacaggcccttcggcccaacgtgcctgcgctgAGCAGCAAGCACCCGTCCAGTCTAGGCCCATAGCATTGtacgctatggtgtttcaagtgctcatctaaattcttcttaaatattgaatgtttctgcctctaccaccccttcaggcagtgtgttccagattccagccaccctctgggtgaaaaaaattttcctcaactcccctctaaaccttctgccccttaccttaaatcgatgccccttggttattgaccccttcgctaagggaaaatgtttctccctatctatcctatcactgcccctcataattttgtatacctctatcaggtcccccctcagccttctctgctccaaggaaaacagtcctagccttttcagtctctcttcatagctgaaatgctccagcccagccaacatcctggtgaatctcctctgcaccctctccagtgcaaacacatccttcttatagtgtgatgaccagaacagtacacagtactccagctgtggcctaaccagcattttatatagctctaacataacctccctgctcatatattccatgccttggctaataatggcaagtatcccatatgccttcctaaccaccttatctacctgtgctgctgtcttcagtgatctatggaccagcTCCCCAAGCTCCCTTTGAGCCTCTTTActccctagggttctaccatccattgtatattcccttgccttgttggtcctcccaaaatactTCACCTCACTCTCTtagaattaaattccatctgccaatgcTCCGTCCATCTATataatcctgtaatctaaggctttcctcctcactatttacgacgccaccaatttgcatgtcgtctgcgaacttactgatcatacctcctatattcacgtctaaatcattaatgtacactacaaacagtaagggtcccagcactgatcccactggtcacaggccttcatttgtaaaaacaaccctcgaccatcaccctctgctgccttccatgaagccaattttggatccaatttgccaaattaccctggatccctagggctcttaccttcttaaccaatctcccatgtgggaccttatcaaaagccttactgaagtccatgtagactacatcaactgctttaccctcatctacacatctagtcacctccttggaaaacttcaatcaaatttattaggcacgatctcccccgacaaagccatgctgactatccctgattaatccctgtctctccaagtggagagtaatcctgtccctcagaattttttccaataattttcctaccactgacgttcaACTCAAagacctataattacctggtttatccctgctacccttctcgaataatgttaccacattcgctgtcctctggtacctttcctgtggccagagaggatttgaaaatttgagtcggagccccagctatctcctcccttgcctcacataacagcctggggatttatccacttttaagccagctaatacttcctcccttttaatgctaatttgttcaagtctatcacaatcccctccctgatcacaacacctacatcgtccctcttcatagagaacacagatgaaaagtaattattcaaaacctcacctatgtccttcggctccacacacacattgcctctttgatccctaatgggccccactctttcccttgttatcctcttgcccttaatatacttataaaacaccttgggactttcctttatcttgtctgccagtgttttttcatgccccctcttcgctctcctaattactttaagtacccccctacactttctatactcctctagggctgcttctgttttcagcgctctgagtcTGCCATAAGCCTTAATTTTCCTTATCaattcctctatatcccttgacatccagggttcctttgacttgttggtcctactcttcacctttacgggaacatgttggacctgaaccctcactatttcctatctgaatggctcccactggtctgatatagaccttcctacaagaagctgctcccagcccactttggccagatcctgttttatcatattgaaatctgccttccccaattcagtacttttatttctggtccctctatggTCTTTTCcagaactactttaaatcttagagttattgttaccgtccccgaaatgctcccccactgccacttctaccgcttgtccggcttcattccctaggattaagtccagtaccgctcctcctcttgtcgGACTGTAtgtgctgactcaaaaagctctcctgaatgcacttgtccACCCTCCCCtcgccccctctttcccccccccccccttaagccttttgcactaatactattcctgtaatattattaccctattatttttacacctctgagatttgcctacatatctgctcctctatctctccctgactggaggcctgtagtacagtcccagccaagtgattgccccctttttgtttttaagttcttcccataaggcctcattagaggaaccttctaagatatcatccctccttactgcagtaattgactccttaatcaacagtgcaatgccacctcctcttttatcccctcccctatcatgcctgaagattctataccctggaatattgagctgccagtcctgccccatatcattcccatgtgttaatcaacaccctcaattcgtctgccttactagtaagactccttgcattaaaatagatgcaatccagccttgcaagttgaggtaaatttttttttaaaaatcactgaaATTTAAAAACTCAAGGACAGAATTGTTTTAGTATCAAGTCTTGCAGCTTTATTATAAACTAACTCCAGAGAAATCTTGAAAATATTGATAGAAAAATACAAGGGTCTTCTGCCCTAGTTGTTGGCTAATTGGTAATAAGGGAGCTGGTGAATGCTGCAATcattggttacagcacaaaaggaggtcatttggctcattgagtctgtgctggctgtctgcaagagcaatttagctagtcctacTCCCTGGCCTTTCGCTTTAGCCCTGTAGTTTTCCctttaggtgcttatccaattcccttctgaaagcaatta
This region includes:
- the LOC137380016 gene encoding transcription termination factor 1, mitochondrial, which gives rise to MTARVATQVMHMYLCRTTLPHLPNCFSAAQLKISYLRFCTSSHNDSTETIQKPENTVLLHNLTVLGVDIKMARRRQPGVLRKVITNEEGVAEFLTNKGANRKTIASIISRYPRAITRSYCQLEERWQLWRSIFKTDSEIICVIQRSPESYFRSSDNENLEKNINFLCSLGLTSKDLHRILTTAPRTFSNSLELNKQMVKLLRDVGVSLGDKNPDNFVKRIITKNAYILIRSTKRIKTNVDFFTEALKLSNIELIKLLQGHGAEVLDLSSDYMKRNFKNISEQLQSLGCTPEEVKKFFMDYPPAFYASFEKLSNKIDCLLDSEINIKQLLKKPRILEFSADNLKNRIEELERVGYDFRKHGVTILDSSKRRFEAKLEKLNEEE